One Tolypothrix bouteillei VB521301 DNA window includes the following coding sequences:
- a CDS encoding patatin-like phospholipase family protein, whose protein sequence is MTFKILSLDGGGIRGIASVQMLQEVERNIRDTYGLELHQYFDMIAGTSTGSIIAAGLAKGLTTEDLLKLYQDNAAQIFPYSKTKLGKTWRKIKNIFSPKYSHDGLDRALSKPDALGDTKICQIVHPLLLILAYDMRYRNTTFFTNFHPDLGLRWYDELPLKDICISSASAPTFFPPRELKAYDKKTFGDWSFPHIDGGVCANNPSLAAISQALKLSRHPKLSMEEKKKYNLENLKLEDISVLSIGTGKSGNPYEYEQIKKWTSLGWVARLVDVFMEPTGEINATICQNLIGGFESGRYLRLDFDLNERYKHVPKNEEDYRKARSLIGKKAERKNKYLLKMIEQQKDDPLKQKINTSVTEDMDDSTEDNISTLIAAAQAFIEYGLIYDSRVYGEGPEVKVAIKKFVANNPAACSTANQIKELSTI, encoded by the coding sequence ATGACCTTCAAAATTCTGAGCTTAGATGGTGGTGGAATCCGTGGTATAGCTTCGGTACAGATGCTACAAGAGGTGGAACGTAATATTAGAGATACTTACGGCTTAGAGTTACACCAGTACTTTGACATGATTGCTGGGACTTCCACTGGTTCGATTATTGCTGCAGGACTGGCGAAAGGCTTAACCACAGAAGACCTTCTTAAACTATACCAAGACAATGCCGCGCAAATCTTTCCTTACTCGAAAACAAAATTGGGAAAAACTTGGCGAAAGATCAAAAATATATTCTCACCCAAATATTCCCACGATGGGCTGGATCGAGCGCTTTCAAAACCAGATGCTTTGGGTGATACAAAGATTTGCCAAATTGTCCACCCTCTGTTACTGATTCTTGCCTATGATATGCGTTACCGCAACACTACCTTTTTTACCAATTTCCATCCCGATTTGGGCTTACGCTGGTATGATGAACTTCCACTCAAAGATATCTGTATTAGTTCCGCATCAGCGCCTACTTTCTTCCCGCCACGTGAATTAAAAGCATACGATAAAAAGACATTTGGTGACTGGTCGTTCCCCCACATTGATGGTGGGGTTTGTGCTAATAATCCATCTTTGGCAGCAATCAGTCAAGCTTTAAAGCTCAGCCGCCATCCTAAACTCTCTATGGAGGAGAAGAAGAAATATAACTTAGAGAATCTCAAACTAGAGGATATTTCTGTACTTTCTATCGGAACAGGTAAAAGTGGAAACCCATATGAATATGAACAAATCAAAAAATGGACTTCATTGGGTTGGGTTGCACGACTTGTAGATGTATTTATGGAACCGACAGGTGAAATAAATGCTACCATCTGCCAAAACCTTATTGGAGGTTTTGAGTCAGGACGTTACCTCCGACTGGATTTTGATTTGAATGAACGATACAAACATGTTCCAAAGAACGAGGAAGATTATAGAAAAGCTCGTTCTCTCATAGGAAAAAAAGCAGAACGGAAAAATAAGTATTTGCTTAAAATGATTGAACAACAAAAAGATGACCCTCTCAAGCAGAAGATCAATACAAGCGTTACAGAAGATATGGATGACTCTACCGAGGATAATATCTCTACTTTGATTGCAGCAGCTCAAGCCTTCATTGAATATGGTCTGATTTATGATTCTAGAGTATACGGCGAAGGACCTGAGGTCAAAGTAGCAATTAAAAAGTTTGTTGCCAACAATCCCGCCGCTTGCAGTACCGCAAACCAAATAAAGGAACTATCAACTATTTAG
- a CDS encoding ABC transporter substrate-binding protein, with the protein MSNATLKLKKVRNEISGTVFSLPYYVARDKGYFADEGIDIEFIKRGSGDRKPEISLIDDHRLVSSFGALSLFERGESTLYRACEWGQVRRTYDSSRGGQVVAKRAAIASQAIVVRPDSPYNIPQDLANVPIGVNFHHGSHYIAIQILEGFLSKEEIKVVHIEGGGADKHFNRFVALRDGLVDAVAVMEPWITVAEKLGYKIIAEAHYVGLEIGSPELDKETFEAINKAIRRAVKDLQDDPLPYVQYLIDDVSEDIVKLEPSDFRRNRLRYADPAPYPEADFRRTYNWMVNWGLIEPDASFEQIVDNRVIKL; encoded by the coding sequence ATGAGTAACGCAACTCTTAAACTCAAGAAAGTCAGGAATGAGATTAGCGGGACGGTGTTCTCGCTACCGTACTACGTGGCTCGCGATAAAGGTTACTTTGCCGACGAAGGCATAGATATCGAGTTTATCAAACGTGGCTCTGGCGATCGCAAGCCAGAGATCTCCTTAATCGACGATCATCGTTTGGTCAGTTCTTTTGGTGCTTTATCGTTATTTGAACGGGGCGAGAGCACCCTCTATCGAGCCTGTGAGTGGGGACAGGTGCGACGCACTTACGACAGTTCTCGTGGAGGTCAGGTAGTAGCTAAGCGTGCTGCTATTGCAAGTCAGGCGATCGTCGTGCGACCTGATTCACCGTACAACATCCCACAAGACCTAGCTAACGTCCCTATCGGTGTCAACTTTCATCATGGCTCCCACTACATCGCCATTCAAATTCTTGAAGGTTTCCTTTCTAAAGAAGAAATCAAAGTGGTTCATATCGAGGGCGGCGGTGCAGACAAGCACTTTAACCGCTTTGTAGCTCTGCGTGACGGTCTTGTTGATGCAGTTGCGGTCATGGAGCCGTGGATTACGGTAGCAGAAAAACTGGGCTATAAGATTATTGCCGAAGCACACTACGTTGGTTTGGAAATTGGCAGCCCCGAACTGGATAAAGAAACTTTTGAGGCAATCAATAAGGCAATTCGTCGAGCAGTGAAGGATTTACAGGATGATCCGCTCCCCTACGTACAGTACTTGATCGACGATGTCTCTGAGGATATTGTCAAGCTCGAACCGTCGGACTTCCGCCGCAATCGATTGCGCTATGCAGACCCAGCACCCTACCCTGAAGCAGATTTTCGCCGCACTTACAACTGGATGGTGAATTGGGGACTGATTGAGCCTGACGCTAGCTTCGAGCAAATTGTTGATAACAGAGTTATCAAACTTTGA
- a CDS encoding MBL fold metallo-hydrolase, which produces MRIHHLNCGCMCPIGGALFDGFSRGLTASLVCHCLLVETDRGLVLIDTGFGQRDIQAPLSRLSPFFMNLNRIQFKEKYTAIAAIEQLGFHARDVRHIVLTHLDFDHAGGLEDFPEATVHVMLPEIEAARERRGFIASQRYCPGQWDEVKQWRYYSAKGEPWFGFDAVRDLDGLPPEILLIPLAGHTQGHAGIAIKTSEGWLLHAGDAYFYRDEMRNPKPQCTPGLRAYQWLMEVDRKARLDNQKRLRALSLDRSSNVRLFCSHDAIELKAFTERTNSQLQENYSR; this is translated from the coding sequence ATGCGTATTCATCATCTTAATTGCGGTTGTATGTGTCCGATTGGCGGAGCGCTTTTTGATGGTTTTAGTCGCGGGCTCACAGCCAGTCTTGTTTGTCACTGCTTGCTTGTCGAAACGGATCGGGGACTTGTTCTTATCGATACTGGCTTCGGTCAGCGCGATATTCAAGCACCATTATCAAGACTCAGCCCGTTCTTCATGAATTTGAACCGCATTCAGTTTAAAGAAAAATACACGGCGATCGCAGCTATTGAGCAACTTGGCTTTCACGCCCGCGATGTGCGCCACATAGTGCTGACTCACCTTGATTTCGACCATGCGGGTGGGTTGGAAGATTTTCCAGAAGCTACGGTGCATGTGATGCTTCCCGAGATTGAAGCAGCGCGAGAACGCCGAGGCTTTATTGCATCGCAGCGCTATTGTCCCGGTCAGTGGGATGAAGTCAAACAATGGAGGTATTATTCGGCAAAAGGGGAACCTTGGTTTGGTTTTGATGCAGTACGCGACCTTGATGGGCTACCACCAGAGATTCTTCTCATTCCCCTAGCAGGTCACACGCAAGGTCATGCTGGTATTGCTATCAAAACATCCGAAGGTTGGCTTTTACATGCAGGAGATGCCTACTTTTATCGAGATGAAATGAGAAACCCCAAACCACAATGCACGCCCGGTTTGCGTGCTTATCAATGGTTAATGGAGGTAGACCGTAAGGCTCGACTTGACAATCAAAAACGGTTGCGAGCATTATCTCTCGATCGCAGTAGTAACGTGCGTCTCTTTTGCAGTCACGATGCTATTGAGTTAAAAGCTTTTACCGAGCGAACTAATTCGCAATTGCAGGAAAATTATTCGCGCTGA
- a CDS encoding TIGR03985 family CRISPR-associated protein, with product MSKLQLFPHFFVLQRLVDGSLNQSQNLITSMRRWVLINWLYGEESDDLNCIQTSGFTFHQWSQDFFNQDLLKLQSSFQSGHPLGNLLEKNDEILRLHHQLCPCYKTTVDWLRFYNFNVDDWLTNLQKHIYISEATITKVIRDRLFAKVRKTLQADINCLIAKQCLKCGNSLLHKHNIIYRVEKLPEWLSTKVSDKTEESSTVVPGLSSSELADLAQALDMLTFLDPKLAPIADKISTEVYGTRRVFLHIDYILPEDVQVHVDNLQEQLQENWCKPESKPILLHYASARLGAKKCLVYPVCIYYIQRAKYLCAYGVNPRGELNWYNYRLERIKSLLFVDWQDRIIPSQLLEKYLKNQLPQPEDVEVEMSKTWGFDVNNASRLMLLRFNADYHQRYIQNTVRHDTFTKIKSPDKVAEVICKYANSNGEAKFLHGILKKYPNDAYYTVMYRDRDYNVMMRLLAWGANVEVLLPMELRERIAQSVRETHKFYQDEESRVSCTLK from the coding sequence ATGTCTAAACTCCAATTGTTTCCTCACTTCTTCGTGCTTCAACGATTGGTTGATGGTTCCCTCAATCAAAGCCAAAACTTAATTACATCAATGCGACGATGGGTTTTAATTAATTGGTTATATGGGGAAGAAAGTGACGATTTGAACTGCATTCAAACAAGCGGTTTCACATTTCATCAATGGAGTCAAGATTTTTTTAATCAAGACTTATTAAAATTACAATCTTCATTTCAATCGGGACATCCATTAGGAAATTTATTAGAGAAAAATGATGAAATATTAAGACTACATCATCAACTATGTCCTTGTTATAAAACAACTGTAGATTGGTTGCGATTTTATAATTTTAATGTTGATGATTGGTTGACAAATTTACAGAAACATATTTATATATCTGAAGCAACAATTACTAAAGTTATTCGCGATCGCTTATTTGCCAAAGTTAGAAAAACACTGCAAGCGGACATAAACTGTCTGATAGCCAAACAGTGTCTTAAATGCGGAAATTCTTTACTTCACAAACATAATATTATCTATAGAGTTGAAAAATTACCTGAATGGCTATCAACAAAGGTATCGGATAAGACAGAAGAATCGAGTACCGTTGTTCCGGGGTTAAGTTCTAGCGAACTCGCGGACTTAGCTCAAGCATTGGATATGTTAACTTTTCTCGACCCCAAATTAGCACCTATCGCTGATAAGATTTCTACAGAAGTTTATGGAACTCGACGTGTATTTTTACATATTGACTATATTTTACCAGAAGACGTTCAAGTTCATGTCGATAATTTACAAGAACAACTACAAGAGAATTGGTGTAAGCCAGAGAGTAAACCAATACTACTTCATTATGCAAGCGCTCGGTTAGGTGCTAAAAAGTGTTTGGTGTATCCCGTATGTATTTATTATATACAAAGAGCAAAATATCTTTGTGCTTATGGAGTGAATCCACGTGGCGAGTTGAATTGGTATAATTATCGTTTGGAAAGAATTAAATCATTATTGTTTGTTGATTGGCAGGATAGAATTATTCCTTCACAATTATTAGAGAAATATTTAAAAAATCAACTTCCTCAGCCAGAAGATGTTGAAGTAGAAATGAGCAAGACTTGGGGTTTTGATGTTAATAATGCTTCTCGCTTAATGCTCCTTCGATTTAATGCCGATTACCACCAACGTTACATCCAAAATACCGTTCGTCACGATACATTTACTAAAATAAAATCGCCAGACAAGGTTGCAGAAGTTATTTGCAAGTATGCAAACAGTAATGGGGAAGCAAAATTCTTACATGGAATCTTGAAGAAATATCCTAACGATGCATATTACACAGTCATGTATCGCGATCGCGATTATAACGTGATGATGCGTTTACTGGCTTGGGGTGCAAATGTCGAGGTGCTATTACCAATGGAATTACGGGAACGAATCGCTCAGAGTGTTCGCGAGACTCATAAGTTTTATCAAGATGAGGAAAGTAGAGTGAGTTGCACATTGAAATAA
- a CDS encoding WYL domain-containing protein: MPLCHFLIGVPGSGKSTLAVELANNDGYIIVSTDGIRSQLYGDPVTQGVWSEVETEAIAQISAALQSQKGVIYDATNCKRSFRMDFLQKVSMIEPLQNPTWVAWYLDTPLNICIDRNQQRDRVVPQEIIESMFKSLHNFPPLAAEGFAVVEKIDTTKFPPNTRTFQKYLQQRLQLQRRIINQKNRTQHANIVFHRYSKLLDFDRLMHLISLIVEYPGIGNLRATNPSVLESIFGCVPDFNSDIAEIAALLAKKRSQIYACEDAIAADLQWLGEHGVITYNEPLTVESSPDGLPITSTHPYSDTEPFKRLIGIIQFILHNPFLRDTSGGSLSTLAKALVQAGIIYGDGLATLRKDIEKILKPYKILPDFPLRNGYFSGTGILSKQELMRVFEMLQSQAKSLDDPVLLDFYEQFKQRMIQTKLLNFSENVYPVRSIAHHSIINNQYLHNDALANKQLQSQLEDAIARGQLLELNRFIDGGRYAGDEKSFFLVYPLQIVFHNLAWYLGYECVGGKEPGLLRFERLDRLFLGQPQNQARSRQEQEESLQRLQTLLKASAGLFLGYSVADQRQFLKQDKKKRSLVCVTVELWFNDAIYKFVVEGTKRFAQIKMTCPESKGRLNLPPSIFCFQEKTGDKRFPNRFQVILPKWSLDDFDLWRWIVGFGGNVKVIEPPELVNKVREIGTQITEVYDCT, translated from the coding sequence ATGCCCCTCTGTCACTTCCTCATTGGTGTTCCAGGGAGCGGGAAATCAACCTTAGCGGTTGAACTCGCAAATAACGATGGTTACATTATTGTCTCCACTGATGGAATTCGTTCTCAACTCTACGGCGATCCTGTTACACAAGGTGTATGGAGTGAAGTTGAAACAGAGGCGATCGCGCAAATCTCTGCAGCCCTACAATCTCAAAAAGGTGTCATTTATGATGCAACAAACTGCAAACGCAGTTTCCGGATGGATTTTTTGCAAAAGGTTTCAATGATAGAGCCTCTACAAAATCCTACCTGGGTAGCATGGTATCTAGACACACCTCTCAATATATGCATCGACCGGAATCAACAGCGCGATCGCGTTGTCCCTCAAGAGATTATTGAAAGTATGTTCAAATCCCTGCATAACTTTCCACCCCTAGCTGCAGAAGGTTTTGCAGTTGTTGAGAAAATTGATACGACGAAATTTCCACCCAATACTCGAACTTTTCAAAAATATCTTCAACAGCGTCTCCAACTGCAGCGCCGTATTATTAACCAAAAGAACCGAACGCAACACGCTAACATCGTTTTCCATCGCTACAGCAAGTTACTGGATTTTGACCGTTTAATGCATCTTATTTCCCTAATTGTTGAGTATCCCGGTATTGGTAATTTGCGTGCAACCAATCCCAGCGTGCTGGAGTCTATTTTTGGTTGCGTACCGGATTTCAACAGCGATATTGCTGAAATAGCTGCGCTCTTGGCAAAAAAGCGCAGTCAAATTTATGCTTGTGAAGATGCGATCGCAGCCGATCTACAGTGGCTCGGAGAGCATGGAGTTATTACCTATAATGAACCCTTAACAGTAGAAAGTTCTCCTGACGGCTTACCGATAACATCCACTCATCCCTACTCCGATACCGAACCCTTCAAGCGATTGATTGGAATTATTCAGTTTATACTCCACAATCCCTTCCTTCGCGATACAAGTGGTGGAAGTTTGTCAACCTTAGCAAAGGCGCTTGTGCAAGCCGGAATCATTTACGGAGATGGTTTGGCAACTCTCCGCAAAGATATAGAGAAAATTCTCAAACCCTATAAAATCTTACCTGATTTTCCTCTGCGAAATGGTTATTTTTCCGGTACGGGAATTCTTTCCAAACAAGAATTAATGCGGGTTTTTGAAATGCTTCAATCACAAGCTAAAAGTCTTGATGACCCAGTGCTATTAGATTTCTACGAGCAATTCAAGCAACGAATGATACAGACTAAATTGCTGAATTTCAGTGAAAATGTCTATCCAGTCCGGTCTATTGCTCACCATTCTATTATTAACAACCAGTATTTACACAATGATGCATTGGCAAACAAGCAGTTGCAGTCACAATTAGAGGATGCGATCGCAAGGGGTCAATTGCTTGAATTAAATCGTTTCATAGATGGCGGGCGCTATGCGGGAGATGAAAAAAGCTTTTTCTTAGTCTATCCCTTGCAAATTGTTTTTCACAACCTTGCTTGGTACTTGGGTTATGAGTGTGTTGGTGGAAAAGAACCCGGATTACTCAGATTTGAGAGGTTGGATCGTCTGTTTTTGGGTCAGCCACAGAACCAAGCGCGATCGCGACAAGAACAAGAAGAATCTTTACAGCGATTGCAAACCTTATTAAAAGCCAGTGCGGGATTATTTTTAGGTTACAGTGTTGCTGACCAACGCCAGTTTCTCAAGCAAGATAAAAAGAAGCGTTCCCTAGTTTGCGTGACAGTAGAACTTTGGTTCAATGACGCAATATATAAGTTTGTTGTTGAGGGAACAAAGCGGTTTGCACAAATAAAAATGACCTGTCCGGAGTCCAAGGGGAGATTAAATCTTCCCCCATCAATATTTTGTTTTCAAGAGAAAACAGGAGATAAACGATTTCCCAATCGTTTTCAAGTCATATTACCAAAATGGTCTTTGGATGATTTCGATCTCTGGCGGTGGATTGTAGGTTTTGGGGGAAACGTAAAAGTTATAGAACCACCAGAATTAGTTAATAAAGTAAGAGAAATTGGTACGCAAATTACTGAAGTTTATGATTGTACGTAG
- a CDS encoding ABC transporter substrate-binding protein yields MNTRRNFLKYASLGATTALTATIWDSISQPAASQGTIKVKLGAVTGINSIDVWIPEDLGFFDAAGLNAEVIQFQSGAKMRDALIAGEIDFAAQAPLHVYFSRLKGVPLNVVANRRNLVDTSLVVRSDLRSKIKAVSDLKGKRFSAGEIGTWSWAVSVKYLRQNGLTEKDVEYVQSTTTSTYTLLKSGQVDAAIAGAPDLHRLLKEGTVFQLLNALDPSVHKKYFGAAEAMTRAWLSHERITSQKPDAVKRLIGAVNRTFSYMHQNSPEQIIKVVGKRFDNSNLDAILTGLRTELKRSVPKNASISQTAYLADQKVFLDTGIIKKLVPYSQGVFDTYSGRRA; encoded by the coding sequence ATGAACACGCGCAGAAATTTTTTAAAATATGCTTCCCTGGGAGCAACAACAGCTTTAACTGCAACGATCTGGGATAGCATCAGTCAGCCAGCCGCTAGCCAAGGAACGATTAAAGTCAAACTGGGAGCAGTAACTGGTATTAACTCCATCGATGTTTGGATTCCTGAAGATTTAGGTTTTTTCGATGCTGCTGGCTTAAATGCAGAGGTGATTCAGTTTCAAAGTGGAGCAAAAATGCGAGACGCGCTGATTGCGGGGGAAATTGATTTCGCTGCTCAAGCACCTTTGCATGTTTATTTCTCTCGGCTGAAGGGAGTTCCTCTTAACGTCGTAGCCAATCGCCGCAATCTTGTTGATACTTCTTTAGTCGTGCGCTCCGATTTGCGTTCTAAAATTAAGGCAGTCTCTGACCTTAAGGGAAAACGGTTTTCAGCCGGTGAGATTGGTACTTGGAGTTGGGCGGTATCGGTTAAATATTTGCGTCAAAACGGTTTAACAGAAAAGGATGTAGAGTACGTTCAAAGTACAACCACTTCTACTTATACCCTACTCAAAAGCGGTCAAGTGGATGCAGCTATTGCTGGCGCTCCCGACCTGCACAGACTACTTAAGGAAGGAACGGTTTTTCAACTGCTGAATGCTCTCGATCCCAGCGTGCATAAGAAATATTTTGGTGCTGCTGAAGCAATGACTCGTGCTTGGCTGAGCCACGAACGCATTACTTCCCAAAAGCCTGATGCAGTTAAGAGATTGATTGGAGCAGTAAACCGTACTTTCTCATATATGCATCAAAACTCACCCGAACAAATTATTAAAGTGGTTGGAAAACGTTTTGACAATAGCAACTTAGATGCTATTCTTACCGGGCTTCGTACCGAACTCAAGCGCTCCGTTCCTAAGAATGCCTCTATCAGTCAGACAGCATATCTTGCAGATCAAAAAGTATTTTTAGATACGGGAATTATTAAAAAATTAGTTCCGTATTCTCAAGGAGTATTTGATACTTACTCGGGTCGTCGTGCTTGA
- a CDS encoding C2 family cysteine protease, with protein MFEFDGTEHILNTGLGLTASTQTYENFAGLSGSNDVNRLSFGSCYSSNLMLDSFSIDEYTPLIESSNSNVLVNRGEDITGSKFNSVEPRYTQMTWDTRLSPQPSNEFGLTSYFTQLNNDFGNSNSSTQTTDWFSQNLSDPQLITKARALAADNQFSRNDMIEIFRNAKDDNVINAIELKDLRVLVSNADRFNMPDYVRVLSDKVVNTNVANTKYQGQNLDNLFAGSTGNQMEKLIGKWFLGSDRPTIPVNYTYQQASGFLFQNGVSYQDVNQGGLANCYFMAGLAEVALHSPSKIQSMFTDNGDSTYTVRFYKNGVADYVTVDKFLPITSSGTFAYAQQTKSNGGYYNDSSNELWVALAEKAYAQINESGWIEQSNTNSYLGIEYGADNKVVTHVTGRNTSSSSLDFNSMVNAYKTGNLMGVSSYVSGVASNIVPNHVYVVTNYDSLTQKFTLYNPWGMNGGYYEGKFKPGTVQLSFNELKASFASWSYTT; from the coding sequence ATGTTTGAGTTTGATGGTACAGAGCACATACTAAATACAGGTTTAGGTCTGACTGCTAGCACGCAAACTTATGAGAATTTCGCAGGTCTGTCTGGCTCTAATGATGTAAACCGATTGAGTTTTGGTAGTTGTTACAGCTCTAATTTAATGCTCGACAGTTTCTCAATAGATGAATATACACCATTGATTGAAAGCTCCAATTCTAATGTTTTAGTTAACAGAGGTGAAGATATCACAGGCTCTAAATTTAATAGTGTAGAGCCTAGATATACTCAAATGACTTGGGATACTCGTTTATCGCCTCAACCTAGCAATGAGTTTGGTTTGACAAGTTATTTTACTCAACTTAATAATGATTTTGGTAACAGTAATAGCTCTACTCAAACCACTGATTGGTTTAGTCAAAATTTGAGCGATCCACAATTGATAACAAAAGCAAGAGCGCTAGCTGCTGACAATCAATTCAGTCGCAACGATATGATAGAAATTTTCCGCAATGCTAAAGATGATAATGTCATTAATGCTATTGAATTGAAAGACTTACGGGTACTTGTAAGCAATGCCGATCGCTTTAATATGCCAGACTATGTTCGTGTTCTGTCTGATAAGGTTGTCAATACTAACGTTGCTAACACAAAATATCAAGGTCAAAATCTTGACAATTTATTTGCTGGTAGCACGGGTAACCAAATGGAAAAGCTTATCGGTAAGTGGTTTTTGGGTAGCGATCGCCCAACAATTCCTGTAAATTACACTTACCAACAAGCGAGTGGTTTTTTATTCCAAAATGGCGTGAGTTATCAGGATGTGAACCAAGGTGGGCTTGCTAACTGCTACTTTATGGCTGGTTTAGCAGAAGTTGCTTTACATTCACCTAGTAAAATTCAGAGTATGTTTACAGACAATGGTGACAGTACATACACCGTGCGCTTTTATAAAAATGGAGTTGCTGACTATGTAACGGTAGATAAGTTTTTACCAATAACTTCATCGGGGACTTTTGCTTATGCTCAACAAACCAAGTCTAATGGTGGTTACTATAATGATTCATCTAATGAATTATGGGTGGCTCTAGCAGAAAAAGCTTATGCTCAAATCAACGAGTCTGGATGGATCGAGCAAAGTAATACTAATTCCTATCTAGGTATTGAGTATGGCGCAGATAACAAAGTAGTGACTCACGTTACGGGACGTAATACAAGTTCTAGTTCTTTAGACTTCAACTCTATGGTTAATGCTTACAAAACGGGTAACCTTATGGGTGTAAGTTCTTATGTTTCTGGAGTTGCATCTAATATTGTTCCCAATCACGTGTATGTTGTCACAAATTACGACTCTTTGACTCAAAAGTTTACCCTCTACAACCCTTGGGGAATGAATGGAGGTTACTATGAAGGTAAATTTAAGCCTGGTACTGTACAACTTTCTTTTAATGAGTTAAAAGCTAGTTTTGCAAGTTGGAGTTACACAACTTAA
- a CDS encoding ABC transporter ATP-binding protein, with protein sequence MSTPIIDTQRLSISYWSQNKRIEALQDISLTINAGEFVTLIGPSGCGKSTLLNAIAGLIGPGTHIEGTFNTSHIKQIGYLFQKQTLLPWRTVLDNVTAPLEIRGVPRTEGRKKALTLLAKYGLNGFEHSFPRELSGGMQQRVLLIRTLIYEPDVVLLDEPLSSLDAQTRALLQDEFLRLWRDTGRTFVLVTHDLDEAIALSQRVFLLSARPGRIVKEFQIDLPVERSAIAIRTDPKFQQIQREMWSELTTQVLEQQDRGFALFKT encoded by the coding sequence ATGTCAACCCCTATCATCGATACCCAACGTCTCTCCATTTCTTATTGGAGCCAGAATAAGCGGATTGAAGCATTGCAAGATATTAGCTTGACTATCAATGCTGGTGAATTTGTGACACTCATTGGACCTAGTGGCTGCGGAAAAAGCACGTTACTGAATGCGATCGCGGGGTTAATTGGTCCCGGTACGCATATAGAAGGGACTTTCAATACCAGTCATATCAAACAAATTGGTTACTTATTTCAAAAGCAAACCTTACTACCCTGGCGCACGGTACTGGATAATGTCACGGCTCCTCTAGAAATCCGTGGTGTACCTCGGACTGAAGGACGAAAAAAAGCCCTGACATTGCTAGCAAAATATGGATTAAACGGTTTTGAGCACAGTTTTCCCAGAGAACTATCGGGCGGGATGCAGCAACGGGTGTTGCTAATCCGAACGCTCATATATGAACCTGATGTAGTGTTACTTGACGAACCTCTCAGCAGTCTTGATGCTCAAACGCGTGCTCTGTTACAAGATGAATTCCTCCGATTGTGGCGGGATACGGGACGTACTTTTGTTCTGGTCACTCACGATCTTGATGAAGCGATCGCGCTTTCGCAACGAGTGTTTTTGTTAAGCGCCCGCCCTGGCAGAATTGTGAAGGAATTTCAGATTGATTTGCCCGTGGAACGTTCTGCGATCGCAATTCGTACCGATCCAAAATTTCAACAAATCCAGCGCGAGATGTGGTCAGAATTAACCACACAGGTATTAGAACAGCAAGATCGAGGATTCGCACTCTTTAAAACATAA